The proteins below are encoded in one region of Apium graveolens cultivar Ventura chromosome 4, ASM990537v1, whole genome shotgun sequence:
- the LOC141721273 gene encoding uncharacterized protein LOC141721273 isoform X3, which translates to MESILARALEYTLGYWLKSFTRDQFKLNGRTVQLSNLDINGEALHASLGLPPALNVTTAKVGKVQITLPAMSYVQLEPIVVEIDRLDLVLEENDDPDAHRSTSSSQASVSPAKSNGYGFAEKIADGMTIKVGTVNLLLETHGRKGGATWASPMASITMRNLLLYTTNESWQVVNLKEARDFSADKNFIYLFKKLEWEYLSVDLLPHPDMFADAHFASPQEGSSRKDDDGAKRSFFGGERFVEGISGEAYITIQRTELNSALGLEVQLHITEAVCPALSEPGLRALLRFLTGFNACLNRGDVHTNVQQHHAEAAGRSLVSLVVDHIFLCIKDADFQLELLMQSLSFSRASVSDGEHAKYLTQVMLGGLFLRDTFSRPSCTLVQPLMQKTADYSLHIPDFAKNFCPPIYPLGAHPWQLNEGVPLINLCSLQFKPSPSPPSFASQTVIECQPLMIYLQEESCLRICSFVADGIVINSGAILPDPSVNSLALNVKELDVTVPLKMESQNHHTDGENNTFQTSFSGARLLIEALFFVESPSLKLGLLNLEKDPACFCLWEDQPVDSSQKKWTAGASLLSLSLESCDNSVGVQCSSGSSNLWRCVELKGACVEVAMATADGSPLIDIPPPGGILRIGVACPHYLSNTSIEQMFFVLDLYAYFGSVSEKMAIVGKSNRAKVRRSESLNLFDKGPGDTAVSLIVKDLHLRFLESFSSDTLGMPLIQFVGENLSVRVGHRTLGGAIAISTNICWETVEVECADIDKNMAYENGIVPPFVENGHLGDNGYSQLRAVFWVQNKINNQSNDSLPFLDVNMVHVIPYNAEDMECHSLNVSACIAGVRLGGGMNFTEALLHKFGILGPDGGPGEGLSRGLEHLTAGPLSKLFQASPLIGNELQYRESESPGIKKESTMLHLGSPDDVDVSIEFKNWLFALEGAEEMAEKWWFSDSKDSSGAERCWHTTFRSLKVKAKSSQRHLLNSREIPYGRKKHAIEYITIIAEGIKILKPQPWKHIQQNGEPAKGFKQTSEAYGGINFEFDMVICEDDVDDAMTNLRRS; encoded by the exons ATGGAGTCCATACTAGCACGAGCGTTAGAGTACACACTTGGCTATTGGCTCAAATCATTCACTAGAGATCAGTTCAAATTGAACGGCCGTACCGTACAGCTTTCTAATTTAG ATATTAATGGAGAAGCTTTGCACGCTAGTCTTGGTTTACCACCAGCACTCAATGTAACCACTGCTAAAGTTGGGAAAGTACAAATTACG CTTCCGGCTATGAGTTATGTGCAATTAGAGCCAATTGTTGTTGAAATCGATAGGCTTGATTTGGTTTTGGAAGAAAATGACGACCCAGATGCACATAGGAGTACAAGCAG CTCGCAGGCCTCTGTGAGTCCAGCCAAAAGTAATGGTTACGGATTTGCTGAGAAG ATTGCGGACGGAATGACCATAAAAGTTGGCACAGTTAATCTACTACTCGAAACACATGGACGTAAGGGAGGAGCAACTTG GGCATCTCCTATGGCATCTATCACAATGCGCAACCTTTTGCTATATACCACAAATGAAAGCTGGCAG GTCGTAAATCTCAAGGAAGCTAGGGACTTTTCTGCTGACAAGAATTTCATTTATCTTTTCAAA AAACTTGAATGGGAATATTTATCCGTCGACCTTCTGCCCCATCCTGATATGTTTGCGGATGCTCATTTTGCAAGCCCTCAAGAGGGATCTTCCAGGAAAGATGACGATGGTGCTAAGCGGAGTTTCTTCGGTGGCGAGAGATTCGTTGAAGGAATATCAGGAGAGGCTTAT ATAACAATTCAAAGGACGGAACTAAATAGTGCTTTGGGGCTTGAAGTTCAGTTGCATATTACTGAAGCTGTTTGCCCTGCTTTAAGTGAACCAG GATTGCGTGCTCTCCTTCGCTTCTTGACTGGATTCAATGCCTGCTTAAATAGAGGGGATGTTCATACCAATGTTCAACAG CATCATGCAGAAGCTGCAGGGCGCTCTCTAGTCAGCCTAGTTGTGGACCATATATTTCTGTGCATTAAGGATGCTG ATTTTCAGCTTGAACTTCTTATGCAGTCACTTTCATTTTCTCGG GCAAGCGTTTCTGATGGGGAACATGCTAAATACTTGACTCAGGTTATGCTAGGTGGATTATTTTTAAG GGATACTTTTTCACGTCCTTCATGCACTTTAGTTCAACCACTAATGCAGAAAACTGCAGATTATTCTCTGCATATTCCGGACTTTG CAAAGAACTTCTGTCCTCCAATATACCCGTTGGGAGCCCATCCATGGCAATTAAATGAAGGCGTGCCGCTAATAAATCTGTGTTCTCTTCAGTTCAAGCCTTCGCCAAGTCCACCATCTTTTGCTTCTCAAACAGTTATTGAATGTCAACCTTTGATG ATTTATCTTCAGGAAGAATCCTGTCTGAGGATATGCTCGTTCGTAGCTGATGGAATTGTGATCAATTCCGGTGCTATTTTGCCTGATCCTTCAGTCAATTCCCTCGCGTTGAATGTTAAAGAATTAGATGTAACTGTTCCTCTGAAGATGGAAAGCCAAAACCATCATACTGATGGTGAAAACAATACCTTCCAAACCTCTTTTTCTGGAGCAAGACTTCTTATTGAGGCGCTGTTCTTCGTAGAGTCACCTTCTCTAAAGCTTGGATTACTGAACCTCGAGAAGGATCCTGCATGCTTTTGTCTGTGGGAGGATCAACCAGTTGATTCTAGCCAGAAAAAGTGGACTGCTGGAGCTTCTCTTCTTAGTCTGTCGCTGGAATCCTGTGACAACTCAGTTGGTGTTCAATGTTCTTCTGGATCTTCAAATTTATGGAGATGTGTCGAGTTGAAAGGTGCTTGTGTTGAGGTTGCAATGGCAACTGCTGATGGAAGTCCGTTAATAGATATTCCTCCTCCAGGAGGTATTCTCAGAATAGGGGTTGCATGTCCACACTATCTATCCAATACTTCTATTGAGCAAATGTTTTTCGTCCTAGATCTATATGCCTACTTTGGTAGTGTCAGTGAAAAGATGGCCATAGTTGGAAAAAGTAACCGAGCAAAGGTAAGAAGAAGCGAGTCATTGAATCTTTTTGATAAGGGTCCAGGAGATACTGCCGTGAGTTTAATAGTTAAGGATCTCCATCTAAGATTTTTGGAATCTTTTTCTAGCGACACACTAGGAATGCCCCTTATTCAGTTTGTGGGAGAGAATTTATCTGTTAGAGTTGGTCATAGGACTTTAGGTGGTGCAATAGCTATATCTACTAATATATGCTGGGAAACAGTTGAGGTGGAGTGTGCAGACATCGATAAAAACATGGCTTACGAGAATGGTATAGTGCCGCCTTTTGTTGAAAATGGCCATTTGGGTGACAATGGCTACTCGCAACTGAGAGCTGTCTTCTGGGTgcaaaataaaattaataatcaATCAAATGACTCGTTGCCATTTTTGGATGTCAATATGGTGCATGTGATCCCATATAATGCAGAGGATATGGAGTGCCACAGTTTAAATGTGTCAGCCTGTATCGCTGGTGTTCGCCTTGGGGGAGGAATGAATTTCACTGAGGCTCTGCTGCACAAATTTGGAATTTTGGGGCCTGATGGTGGTCCAGGAGAAGGCCTTTCTAGAGGGTTAGAGCATTTAACTGCTGGGCCGTTGTCAAAACTTTTCCAAGCTTCTCCTCTGATAGGAAATGAGCTCCAATATAGAGAGA GTGAAAGTCCTGGAATCAAGAAAGAAAGTACCATGTTGCACCTGGGTTCACCGGATGATGTGGATGTATCTATTGAATTCAAAAATTGGCTGTTTGCTCTCGAAGGTGCAGAGGAGATGGCAGAAAAGTGGTGGTTCAGCGATTCTAAAGATTCTAGTGGAGCAGAGAGGTGCTGGCACACAACTTTCAGGAGTTTGAAAGTGAAGGCAAAAAGCAGCCAGAGGCATTTGCTAAATAGTAGAGAAATACCATATGGAAGAAAGAAGCATGCCATAGAATATATCACC ATTATTGCTGAAGGCATAAAGATTTTAAAACCCCAGCCTTGGAAACACATCCAACAAAATGGTGAACCAGCTAAAGGGTTCAAGCAAACTTCTGAGGCATATGGTGGGATTAATTTTGAATTTGATATGGTTATATGCGAGGATGATGTTGATGATGCAATGACCAA TTTGAGGCGGTCGTGA
- the LOC141721273 gene encoding uncharacterized protein LOC141721273 isoform X1, with product MESILARALEYTLGYWLKSFTRDQFKLNGRTVQLSNLDINGEALHASLGLPPALNVTTAKVGKVQITLPAMSYVQLEPIVVEIDRLDLVLEENDDPDAHRSTSSSQASVSPAKSNGYGFAEKIADGMTIKVGTVNLLLETHGRKGGATWASPMASITMRNLLLYTTNESWQVVNLKEARDFSADKNFIYLFKKLEWEYLSVDLLPHPDMFADAHFASPQEGSSRKDDDGAKRSFFGGERFVEGISGEAYITIQRTELNSALGLEVQLHITEAVCPALSEPGLRALLRFLTGFNACLNRGDVHTNVQQHHAEAAGRSLVSLVVDHIFLCIKDADFQLELLMQSLSFSRASVSDGEHAKYLTQVMLGGLFLRDTFSRPSCTLVQPLMQKTADYSLHIPDFAKNFCPPIYPLGAHPWQLNEGVPLINLCSLQFKPSPSPPSFASQTVIECQPLMIYLQEESCLRICSFVADGIVINSGAILPDPSVNSLALNVKELDVTVPLKMESQNHHTDGENNTFQTSFSGARLLIEALFFVESPSLKLGLLNLEKDPACFCLWEDQPVDSSQKKWTAGASLLSLSLESCDNSVGVQCSSGSSNLWRCVELKGACVEVAMATADGSPLIDIPPPGGILRIGVACPHYLSNTSIEQMFFVLDLYAYFGSVSEKMAIVGKSNRAKVRRSESLNLFDKGPGDTAVSLIVKDLHLRFLESFSSDTLGMPLIQFVGENLSVRVGHRTLGGAIAISTNICWETVEVECADIDKNMAYENGIVPPFVENGHLGDNGYSQLRAVFWVQNKINNQSNDSLPFLDVNMVHVIPYNAEDMECHSLNVSACIAGVRLGGGMNFTEALLHKFGILGPDGGPGEGLSRGLEHLTAGPLSKLFQASPLIGNELQYRESESPGIKKESTMLHLGSPDDVDVSIEFKNWLFALEGAEEMAEKWWFSDSKDSSGAERCWHTTFRSLKVKAKSSQRHLLNSREIPYGRKKHAIEYITIIAEGIKILKPQPWKHIQQNGEPAKGFKQTSEAYGGINFEFDMVICEDDVDDAMTKWVIENVKFSVKQPFEAVVTKDELQNLTLLCKSEVDSMGRITVGILRVLKLEGSVGQAAITQLNNLGSEGFANIFGPRNSNSGSTRGNAVVSPSSKVVGESRNPGLESTVASLKAAVLDSQATCAVLTAEMGNPGTSVEHLDHIKQLSYKLESMEKLLAQLRP from the exons ATGGAGTCCATACTAGCACGAGCGTTAGAGTACACACTTGGCTATTGGCTCAAATCATTCACTAGAGATCAGTTCAAATTGAACGGCCGTACCGTACAGCTTTCTAATTTAG ATATTAATGGAGAAGCTTTGCACGCTAGTCTTGGTTTACCACCAGCACTCAATGTAACCACTGCTAAAGTTGGGAAAGTACAAATTACG CTTCCGGCTATGAGTTATGTGCAATTAGAGCCAATTGTTGTTGAAATCGATAGGCTTGATTTGGTTTTGGAAGAAAATGACGACCCAGATGCACATAGGAGTACAAGCAG CTCGCAGGCCTCTGTGAGTCCAGCCAAAAGTAATGGTTACGGATTTGCTGAGAAG ATTGCGGACGGAATGACCATAAAAGTTGGCACAGTTAATCTACTACTCGAAACACATGGACGTAAGGGAGGAGCAACTTG GGCATCTCCTATGGCATCTATCACAATGCGCAACCTTTTGCTATATACCACAAATGAAAGCTGGCAG GTCGTAAATCTCAAGGAAGCTAGGGACTTTTCTGCTGACAAGAATTTCATTTATCTTTTCAAA AAACTTGAATGGGAATATTTATCCGTCGACCTTCTGCCCCATCCTGATATGTTTGCGGATGCTCATTTTGCAAGCCCTCAAGAGGGATCTTCCAGGAAAGATGACGATGGTGCTAAGCGGAGTTTCTTCGGTGGCGAGAGATTCGTTGAAGGAATATCAGGAGAGGCTTAT ATAACAATTCAAAGGACGGAACTAAATAGTGCTTTGGGGCTTGAAGTTCAGTTGCATATTACTGAAGCTGTTTGCCCTGCTTTAAGTGAACCAG GATTGCGTGCTCTCCTTCGCTTCTTGACTGGATTCAATGCCTGCTTAAATAGAGGGGATGTTCATACCAATGTTCAACAG CATCATGCAGAAGCTGCAGGGCGCTCTCTAGTCAGCCTAGTTGTGGACCATATATTTCTGTGCATTAAGGATGCTG ATTTTCAGCTTGAACTTCTTATGCAGTCACTTTCATTTTCTCGG GCAAGCGTTTCTGATGGGGAACATGCTAAATACTTGACTCAGGTTATGCTAGGTGGATTATTTTTAAG GGATACTTTTTCACGTCCTTCATGCACTTTAGTTCAACCACTAATGCAGAAAACTGCAGATTATTCTCTGCATATTCCGGACTTTG CAAAGAACTTCTGTCCTCCAATATACCCGTTGGGAGCCCATCCATGGCAATTAAATGAAGGCGTGCCGCTAATAAATCTGTGTTCTCTTCAGTTCAAGCCTTCGCCAAGTCCACCATCTTTTGCTTCTCAAACAGTTATTGAATGTCAACCTTTGATG ATTTATCTTCAGGAAGAATCCTGTCTGAGGATATGCTCGTTCGTAGCTGATGGAATTGTGATCAATTCCGGTGCTATTTTGCCTGATCCTTCAGTCAATTCCCTCGCGTTGAATGTTAAAGAATTAGATGTAACTGTTCCTCTGAAGATGGAAAGCCAAAACCATCATACTGATGGTGAAAACAATACCTTCCAAACCTCTTTTTCTGGAGCAAGACTTCTTATTGAGGCGCTGTTCTTCGTAGAGTCACCTTCTCTAAAGCTTGGATTACTGAACCTCGAGAAGGATCCTGCATGCTTTTGTCTGTGGGAGGATCAACCAGTTGATTCTAGCCAGAAAAAGTGGACTGCTGGAGCTTCTCTTCTTAGTCTGTCGCTGGAATCCTGTGACAACTCAGTTGGTGTTCAATGTTCTTCTGGATCTTCAAATTTATGGAGATGTGTCGAGTTGAAAGGTGCTTGTGTTGAGGTTGCAATGGCAACTGCTGATGGAAGTCCGTTAATAGATATTCCTCCTCCAGGAGGTATTCTCAGAATAGGGGTTGCATGTCCACACTATCTATCCAATACTTCTATTGAGCAAATGTTTTTCGTCCTAGATCTATATGCCTACTTTGGTAGTGTCAGTGAAAAGATGGCCATAGTTGGAAAAAGTAACCGAGCAAAGGTAAGAAGAAGCGAGTCATTGAATCTTTTTGATAAGGGTCCAGGAGATACTGCCGTGAGTTTAATAGTTAAGGATCTCCATCTAAGATTTTTGGAATCTTTTTCTAGCGACACACTAGGAATGCCCCTTATTCAGTTTGTGGGAGAGAATTTATCTGTTAGAGTTGGTCATAGGACTTTAGGTGGTGCAATAGCTATATCTACTAATATATGCTGGGAAACAGTTGAGGTGGAGTGTGCAGACATCGATAAAAACATGGCTTACGAGAATGGTATAGTGCCGCCTTTTGTTGAAAATGGCCATTTGGGTGACAATGGCTACTCGCAACTGAGAGCTGTCTTCTGGGTgcaaaataaaattaataatcaATCAAATGACTCGTTGCCATTTTTGGATGTCAATATGGTGCATGTGATCCCATATAATGCAGAGGATATGGAGTGCCACAGTTTAAATGTGTCAGCCTGTATCGCTGGTGTTCGCCTTGGGGGAGGAATGAATTTCACTGAGGCTCTGCTGCACAAATTTGGAATTTTGGGGCCTGATGGTGGTCCAGGAGAAGGCCTTTCTAGAGGGTTAGAGCATTTAACTGCTGGGCCGTTGTCAAAACTTTTCCAAGCTTCTCCTCTGATAGGAAATGAGCTCCAATATAGAGAGA GTGAAAGTCCTGGAATCAAGAAAGAAAGTACCATGTTGCACCTGGGTTCACCGGATGATGTGGATGTATCTATTGAATTCAAAAATTGGCTGTTTGCTCTCGAAGGTGCAGAGGAGATGGCAGAAAAGTGGTGGTTCAGCGATTCTAAAGATTCTAGTGGAGCAGAGAGGTGCTGGCACACAACTTTCAGGAGTTTGAAAGTGAAGGCAAAAAGCAGCCAGAGGCATTTGCTAAATAGTAGAGAAATACCATATGGAAGAAAGAAGCATGCCATAGAATATATCACC ATTATTGCTGAAGGCATAAAGATTTTAAAACCCCAGCCTTGGAAACACATCCAACAAAATGGTGAACCAGCTAAAGGGTTCAAGCAAACTTCTGAGGCATATGGTGGGATTAATTTTGAATTTGATATGGTTATATGCGAGGATGATGTTGATGATGCAATGACCAAGTGGGTAATTGAAAATGTGAAATTCTCTGTCAAGCAGCCG TTTGAGGCGGTCGTGACAAAGGATGAGCTGCAAAACCTTACTCTTTTGTGCAAGTCTGAAGTTGATTCTATGGGTCGGATAACTGTTGGTATCTTGCGGGTACTTAAGCTGGAAGGTTCTGTTGGCCAGGCAGCAATTACTCAATTAAACAACCTCG GTAGCGAGGGGTTTGCCAACATTTTTGGCCCACGTAATTCAAACAGTGGCAGTACTAGAGGGAATGCTGTGGTCTCTCCATCTTCTAAAGTGGTTGGTGAAAGCAGGAATCCAGGGCTTGAATCAACAGTTGCTTCACTCAAGGCGGCTGTGTTGGATTCTCAGGCCACATGTGCTGTTCTTACCGCTGAAATGGGTAATCCGGGAACATCTGTAGAGCATCTTGATCATATTAAACAACTCAGCTATAAACTTGAAAGCATGGAGAAATTGCTTGCTCAACTGAGACCTTAA
- the LOC141721273 gene encoding uncharacterized protein LOC141721273 isoform X2 → MDVREEQLGRASPMASITMRNLLLYTTNESWQVVNLKEARDFSADKNFIYLFKKLEWEYLSVDLLPHPDMFADAHFASPQEGSSRKDDDGAKRSFFGGERFVEGISGEAYITIQRTELNSALGLEVQLHITEAVCPALSEPGLRALLRFLTGFNACLNRGDVHTNVQQHHAEAAGRSLVSLVVDHIFLCIKDADFQLELLMQSLSFSRASVSDGEHAKYLTQVMLGGLFLRDTFSRPSCTLVQPLMQKTADYSLHIPDFAKNFCPPIYPLGAHPWQLNEGVPLINLCSLQFKPSPSPPSFASQTVIECQPLMIYLQEESCLRICSFVADGIVINSGAILPDPSVNSLALNVKELDVTVPLKMESQNHHTDGENNTFQTSFSGARLLIEALFFVESPSLKLGLLNLEKDPACFCLWEDQPVDSSQKKWTAGASLLSLSLESCDNSVGVQCSSGSSNLWRCVELKGACVEVAMATADGSPLIDIPPPGGILRIGVACPHYLSNTSIEQMFFVLDLYAYFGSVSEKMAIVGKSNRAKVRRSESLNLFDKGPGDTAVSLIVKDLHLRFLESFSSDTLGMPLIQFVGENLSVRVGHRTLGGAIAISTNICWETVEVECADIDKNMAYENGIVPPFVENGHLGDNGYSQLRAVFWVQNKINNQSNDSLPFLDVNMVHVIPYNAEDMECHSLNVSACIAGVRLGGGMNFTEALLHKFGILGPDGGPGEGLSRGLEHLTAGPLSKLFQASPLIGNELQYRESESPGIKKESTMLHLGSPDDVDVSIEFKNWLFALEGAEEMAEKWWFSDSKDSSGAERCWHTTFRSLKVKAKSSQRHLLNSREIPYGRKKHAIEYITIIAEGIKILKPQPWKHIQQNGEPAKGFKQTSEAYGGINFEFDMVICEDDVDDAMTKWVIENVKFSVKQPFEAVVTKDELQNLTLLCKSEVDSMGRITVGILRVLKLEGSVGQAAITQLNNLGSEGFANIFGPRNSNSGSTRGNAVVSPSSKVVGESRNPGLESTVASLKAAVLDSQATCAVLTAEMGNPGTSVEHLDHIKQLSYKLESMEKLLAQLRP, encoded by the exons ATGGACGTAAGGGAGGAGCAACTTGGTAG GGCATCTCCTATGGCATCTATCACAATGCGCAACCTTTTGCTATATACCACAAATGAAAGCTGGCAG GTCGTAAATCTCAAGGAAGCTAGGGACTTTTCTGCTGACAAGAATTTCATTTATCTTTTCAAA AAACTTGAATGGGAATATTTATCCGTCGACCTTCTGCCCCATCCTGATATGTTTGCGGATGCTCATTTTGCAAGCCCTCAAGAGGGATCTTCCAGGAAAGATGACGATGGTGCTAAGCGGAGTTTCTTCGGTGGCGAGAGATTCGTTGAAGGAATATCAGGAGAGGCTTAT ATAACAATTCAAAGGACGGAACTAAATAGTGCTTTGGGGCTTGAAGTTCAGTTGCATATTACTGAAGCTGTTTGCCCTGCTTTAAGTGAACCAG GATTGCGTGCTCTCCTTCGCTTCTTGACTGGATTCAATGCCTGCTTAAATAGAGGGGATGTTCATACCAATGTTCAACAG CATCATGCAGAAGCTGCAGGGCGCTCTCTAGTCAGCCTAGTTGTGGACCATATATTTCTGTGCATTAAGGATGCTG ATTTTCAGCTTGAACTTCTTATGCAGTCACTTTCATTTTCTCGG GCAAGCGTTTCTGATGGGGAACATGCTAAATACTTGACTCAGGTTATGCTAGGTGGATTATTTTTAAG GGATACTTTTTCACGTCCTTCATGCACTTTAGTTCAACCACTAATGCAGAAAACTGCAGATTATTCTCTGCATATTCCGGACTTTG CAAAGAACTTCTGTCCTCCAATATACCCGTTGGGAGCCCATCCATGGCAATTAAATGAAGGCGTGCCGCTAATAAATCTGTGTTCTCTTCAGTTCAAGCCTTCGCCAAGTCCACCATCTTTTGCTTCTCAAACAGTTATTGAATGTCAACCTTTGATG ATTTATCTTCAGGAAGAATCCTGTCTGAGGATATGCTCGTTCGTAGCTGATGGAATTGTGATCAATTCCGGTGCTATTTTGCCTGATCCTTCAGTCAATTCCCTCGCGTTGAATGTTAAAGAATTAGATGTAACTGTTCCTCTGAAGATGGAAAGCCAAAACCATCATACTGATGGTGAAAACAATACCTTCCAAACCTCTTTTTCTGGAGCAAGACTTCTTATTGAGGCGCTGTTCTTCGTAGAGTCACCTTCTCTAAAGCTTGGATTACTGAACCTCGAGAAGGATCCTGCATGCTTTTGTCTGTGGGAGGATCAACCAGTTGATTCTAGCCAGAAAAAGTGGACTGCTGGAGCTTCTCTTCTTAGTCTGTCGCTGGAATCCTGTGACAACTCAGTTGGTGTTCAATGTTCTTCTGGATCTTCAAATTTATGGAGATGTGTCGAGTTGAAAGGTGCTTGTGTTGAGGTTGCAATGGCAACTGCTGATGGAAGTCCGTTAATAGATATTCCTCCTCCAGGAGGTATTCTCAGAATAGGGGTTGCATGTCCACACTATCTATCCAATACTTCTATTGAGCAAATGTTTTTCGTCCTAGATCTATATGCCTACTTTGGTAGTGTCAGTGAAAAGATGGCCATAGTTGGAAAAAGTAACCGAGCAAAGGTAAGAAGAAGCGAGTCATTGAATCTTTTTGATAAGGGTCCAGGAGATACTGCCGTGAGTTTAATAGTTAAGGATCTCCATCTAAGATTTTTGGAATCTTTTTCTAGCGACACACTAGGAATGCCCCTTATTCAGTTTGTGGGAGAGAATTTATCTGTTAGAGTTGGTCATAGGACTTTAGGTGGTGCAATAGCTATATCTACTAATATATGCTGGGAAACAGTTGAGGTGGAGTGTGCAGACATCGATAAAAACATGGCTTACGAGAATGGTATAGTGCCGCCTTTTGTTGAAAATGGCCATTTGGGTGACAATGGCTACTCGCAACTGAGAGCTGTCTTCTGGGTgcaaaataaaattaataatcaATCAAATGACTCGTTGCCATTTTTGGATGTCAATATGGTGCATGTGATCCCATATAATGCAGAGGATATGGAGTGCCACAGTTTAAATGTGTCAGCCTGTATCGCTGGTGTTCGCCTTGGGGGAGGAATGAATTTCACTGAGGCTCTGCTGCACAAATTTGGAATTTTGGGGCCTGATGGTGGTCCAGGAGAAGGCCTTTCTAGAGGGTTAGAGCATTTAACTGCTGGGCCGTTGTCAAAACTTTTCCAAGCTTCTCCTCTGATAGGAAATGAGCTCCAATATAGAGAGA GTGAAAGTCCTGGAATCAAGAAAGAAAGTACCATGTTGCACCTGGGTTCACCGGATGATGTGGATGTATCTATTGAATTCAAAAATTGGCTGTTTGCTCTCGAAGGTGCAGAGGAGATGGCAGAAAAGTGGTGGTTCAGCGATTCTAAAGATTCTAGTGGAGCAGAGAGGTGCTGGCACACAACTTTCAGGAGTTTGAAAGTGAAGGCAAAAAGCAGCCAGAGGCATTTGCTAAATAGTAGAGAAATACCATATGGAAGAAAGAAGCATGCCATAGAATATATCACC ATTATTGCTGAAGGCATAAAGATTTTAAAACCCCAGCCTTGGAAACACATCCAACAAAATGGTGAACCAGCTAAAGGGTTCAAGCAAACTTCTGAGGCATATGGTGGGATTAATTTTGAATTTGATATGGTTATATGCGAGGATGATGTTGATGATGCAATGACCAAGTGGGTAATTGAAAATGTGAAATTCTCTGTCAAGCAGCCG TTTGAGGCGGTCGTGACAAAGGATGAGCTGCAAAACCTTACTCTTTTGTGCAAGTCTGAAGTTGATTCTATGGGTCGGATAACTGTTGGTATCTTGCGGGTACTTAAGCTGGAAGGTTCTGTTGGCCAGGCAGCAATTACTCAATTAAACAACCTCG GTAGCGAGGGGTTTGCCAACATTTTTGGCCCACGTAATTCAAACAGTGGCAGTACTAGAGGGAATGCTGTGGTCTCTCCATCTTCTAAAGTGGTTGGTGAAAGCAGGAATCCAGGGCTTGAATCAACAGTTGCTTCACTCAAGGCGGCTGTGTTGGATTCTCAGGCCACATGTGCTGTTCTTACCGCTGAAATGGGTAATCCGGGAACATCTGTAGAGCATCTTGATCATATTAAACAACTCAGCTATAAACTTGAAAGCATGGAGAAATTGCTTGCTCAACTGAGACCTTAA
- the LOC141721274 gene encoding protein CHLORORESPIRATORY REDUCTION 41, chloroplastic: MASCVLQFLNPTHLLQPQNQLSPRVHIRSLSLKIKCTNSENSAPDDFPIPPLYSEDPESFPIEKRRKSEIIRDRKSSSGLVKPEPPNFEIGWKRTKPIPLEKPTGYMIMDFLEKLEELMGKQYGSTELLEKVGEIVAERVVEEAEVLRDEGKVEDRMVTELFRVLKLMKMDLAMVKAAVKDDTLQERLEQAKARCRQAILVANSF, translated from the coding sequence ATGGCTTCTTGTGTCCTTCAATTTCTCAATCCAACGCATCTTCTTCAGCCTCAGAATCAACTCTCTCCACGTGTACATATTCGAAGTTTAAGCCTCAAAATTAAATGCACGAATTCAGAAAATTCAGCCCCAGATGATTTTCCAATCCCACCTCTATACTCTGAAGACCCCGAGAGTTTCCCAATCGAAAAACGAAGAAAATCAGAAATAATACGTGACCGGAAATCAAGCAGCGGGCTAGTAAAACCAGAGCCACCTAACTTTGAAATTGGGTGGAAAAGAACCAAACCGATTCCACTGGAGAAACCAACTGGGTATATGATTATGGATTTTCTTGAGAAGTTGGAAGAGTTAATGGGGAAACAATACGGGTCGACTGAGTTGTTAGAGAAAGTGGGAGAAATAGTAGCGGAGAGAGTGGTAGAAGAAGCTGAAGTGCTGAGAGATGAAGGTAAAGTGGAGGATAGAATGGTTACAGAGTTATTTAGAGTTTTGAAGTTGATGAAGATGGACTTAGCTATGGTCAAAGCTGCAGTTAAGGATGATACATTACAAGAAAGACTCGAGCAAGCCAAGGCAAGATGCAGGCAAGCTATCCTTGTTGCCAattctttttga